In Archangium violaceum, the following are encoded in one genomic region:
- a CDS encoding chemotaxis protein, with the protein MRTFPRLPRLLFPVLLLALMPACSLLKPRSPLLERVGRSNMSVGELRIRVRDMARRFPGVLEATADVAAERSDSAEIREAMLRFKSNAVPVMQSALLQPDPVAALIDGWALLAQLEQALPENAAPEMRATFARSLRELESEVEALWRELSGRQDVSNLRETVHQWAAEHPLTGPLVTRESTVPLLADFTDRSGVGLMGAAAGALQDTQDLLTRVDLYAGSLPRQARWQAEIATQELLGAAPALGPVLNELDRTVDVLERVGALAAHTPALVTREREALQDFISSERQAVMDDVRGERVAVLASLHSERVETLAQMDPLARGWVDHAFERATGLVNHIFLWLLGLLVLFLLGVLVAAALLARAWRRREGLPRGRPRGGGGPSRDRIPPEEPAMPAPPVPSVGEHPAEPPH; encoded by the coding sequence ATGCGCACCTTCCCTCGGCTCCCGCGTCTCCTGTTCCCGGTCCTGTTGCTGGCGCTGATGCCGGCCTGTTCCCTGTTGAAGCCGCGCTCGCCCCTGCTCGAGCGCGTGGGCAGATCCAACATGTCCGTGGGCGAGCTGCGCATCCGCGTTCGCGACATGGCGCGCCGCTTCCCGGGCGTCCTCGAGGCCACCGCGGACGTCGCCGCCGAGCGCTCCGACTCGGCCGAGATTCGCGAGGCGATGCTCCGCTTCAAGAGCAACGCGGTGCCCGTCATGCAGTCGGCACTCCTCCAGCCGGATCCGGTGGCGGCGCTGATCGACGGCTGGGCGTTGCTGGCGCAGCTCGAGCAGGCGTTGCCGGAGAATGCCGCGCCGGAGATGCGGGCCACGTTCGCGCGATCGCTCCGAGAGTTGGAGTCGGAGGTGGAGGCGCTCTGGCGCGAGCTGTCGGGCCGCCAGGACGTGTCCAACCTGCGGGAGACGGTCCACCAATGGGCCGCGGAGCACCCCTTGACGGGTCCGCTCGTCACACGCGAGTCCACCGTGCCCCTGCTGGCCGACTTCACGGACCGCTCCGGGGTGGGCCTGATGGGAGCGGCGGCCGGGGCCCTCCAGGACACGCAGGATCTACTCACGCGGGTGGACCTGTACGCGGGCAGTCTGCCCCGGCAGGCCCGTTGGCAGGCGGAGATCGCCACCCAGGAGCTCCTGGGGGCAGCACCGGCCCTGGGCCCCGTGTTGAACGAGCTGGACCGTACGGTGGACGTGCTCGAGCGCGTGGGGGCGCTGGCCGCCCACACGCCCGCGCTGGTGACTCGCGAGCGCGAGGCCTTGCAGGACTTCATCTCCTCCGAGCGTCAGGCGGTGATGGATGACGTGCGGGGCGAGCGCGTGGCCGTGCTGGCGTCGCTCCACTCCGAGCGCGTGGAGACGCTGGCGCAGATGGATCCCCTGGCCCGGGGTTGGGTGGACCACGCCTTCGAGCGGGCCACGGGCCTGGTGAATCACATCTTCCTCTGGCTGCTGGGGCTGCTGGTGTTGTTCCTGTTGGGCGTGCTGGTGGCCGCGGCGCTGCTGGCGCGGGCCTGGCGCCGGCGCGAGGGCCTGCCCCGGGGCCGTCCGCGAGGAGGCGGTGGGCCGTCGAGGGACCGGATTCCCCCGGAGGAGCCCGCCATGCCGGCTCCTCCCGTGCCATCCGTTGGCGAGCACCCGGCCGAACCCCCTCATTGA